In a genomic window of Triticum dicoccoides isolate Atlit2015 ecotype Zavitan unplaced genomic scaffold, WEW_v2.0 scaffold9633, whole genome shotgun sequence:
- the LOC119348529 gene encoding uncharacterized protein LOC119348529: MGIYVITYKAIGFSAKNMPRRHLPDGPQRSDTLSIRLKISNRGTNLHVMPELWYFCVINSTTLSESVRQQKSSIAPFNGVSFCMWGHAMLMSREQGRLNYERLTLEACKDLLLQRPPKLRTPCLSSKAHAMLTSMEWGVMCWCLKYEKLTVEVCKDPLWQRTPKLQTHCLLWKVRRPFSCEGHFIYNLSTD, translated from the exons ATGGGCATTTATGTGATTACATATAAAGCCATAgggttttctgcaaaaaatatGCCACGTCGGCACCTGCCAGACGGGCCCCAACggtcagatacactgtcaatacgtttaaaaattagcaatcgtggtaccaatctgcacgtgatgcccgaattgtggtacttctgtgtaATTAACTCTACAACATTAAGTGAAAGTGTCAGACAACAAAAATCATCAATAGCTCCATTTAATGGTGTATCCTTCTGCATGTGGGGACATGCCATGCTGATGTCCAGGGAGCAGGGGAGACTCAACTACGAGAGGCTGACCCTGGAGGCTTGCAAGGACCTGTTGTTGCAGCGGCCGCCCAAGCTCCGAACCCCTTGTTTGTCATCGAAG GCACACGCCATGCTGACGTCCATGGAGTGGGGGGTGATGTGTTGGTGCCTGAAGTACGAGAAGCTGACCGTGGAGGTGTGCAAGGACCCGTTGTGGCAGCGGACGCCCAAGCTCCAAACCCATTGTTTGTTGTGGAAGGTCAGACGACCATTCTCATGTGAAGGTCACTTCATATATAACCTATCTACAGACTAA